A genomic window from Variovorax paradoxus includes:
- a CDS encoding NAD(P)-dependent oxidoreductase translates to MARCVRPAATAMSPAATNTRRTRSAARGIAPSNSSSWSGCTRQPDLTGAQEMTLSVGYIGLGAMGGALAQRLAASYKLHVWDMNREAAQRFEALGAIVPASALDLARQCSVILLCLPRSADVRRLIFGPGGLLEGLAPGTIIIDQTSGIPEETREIARQLQIHDVAMLDAPVAGGVAAAQEGRITMMLSGPAAACEKVLPILQVISPTIVRCGERLGDGQAIKAVNNVMNAACRLATLEVVAMGCKLGLSLASMTEAINQSTGRSRISQNALPALVEGRPSSDFALPLMIKDVDQAIALGRQAGAPMPIAGLTRALLQIGANTVGPTARLEDMIDVIASMAGTTLRGSSDASAAVPLGVAPSAAPAQPVIGYVGLGAMGAALVRRLLASSRKVHVFDVRRESVHALEAQGAIAAPDLPSLARACDVIMVCLPTSAIVREVLFGDGGLAEGLSAGKVIVDQTTGDPAETRAIAAELERLGVALVDAPVSGGPGGAEAGTIVTLCGGSPEAFARVKPILEETGPAVVYFGQSGNGHVAKLIKNTLGACNRLITYESVAMAVKIGLKLDQLAAAISKGSGWSQAFERIVPVLRTGGRTATLRLELMVKDLDLATQLAAGCGAPMVIANAVRNTVEAAANELGQDANIDEMSRLFEARAGVKFSEA, encoded by the coding sequence ATGGCGCGGTGTGTGCGTCCGGCGGCGACAGCGATGTCTCCGGCAGCGACAAACACGCGCCGCACACGGTCGGCCGCGCGGGGCATCGCCCCTTCGAATTCATCATCATGGTCAGGCTGCACGCGCCAGCCGGATCTCACTGGAGCTCAGGAAATGACACTGTCTGTTGGCTATATCGGTTTGGGTGCGATGGGCGGCGCGCTGGCGCAAAGGCTGGCCGCCTCGTACAAGCTCCACGTCTGGGACATGAACCGCGAAGCGGCGCAGCGCTTCGAGGCGCTGGGCGCTATCGTTCCTGCTTCGGCCCTCGACCTGGCGCGGCAGTGCAGCGTGATCCTGTTGTGCCTGCCACGCAGCGCCGACGTGCGTCGTTTGATCTTCGGCCCCGGGGGGCTTCTGGAAGGCCTCGCACCCGGAACGATCATCATCGACCAGACCAGCGGCATTCCCGAGGAGACCCGAGAGATCGCCCGGCAGTTGCAGATCCATGACGTCGCCATGCTCGATGCACCGGTGGCCGGTGGCGTTGCGGCGGCGCAGGAGGGCCGCATCACGATGATGCTGTCCGGCCCGGCGGCGGCCTGCGAGAAGGTGCTGCCGATCCTGCAGGTCATCAGCCCGACGATCGTGCGCTGCGGCGAACGACTGGGAGATGGCCAGGCCATCAAGGCCGTCAACAACGTGATGAATGCAGCCTGTCGGCTTGCCACATTGGAGGTGGTGGCCATGGGGTGCAAGCTCGGGCTGTCGCTGGCGTCGATGACCGAAGCCATCAACCAGAGCACCGGCCGCAGCCGCATCTCCCAGAATGCGCTGCCGGCATTGGTGGAGGGCAGGCCGTCCAGCGACTTTGCGCTTCCCTTGATGATCAAGGACGTGGACCAGGCCATCGCGCTGGGCCGGCAGGCTGGAGCACCGATGCCGATTGCCGGCCTCACGCGGGCGCTGCTTCAGATCGGCGCCAACACCGTCGGCCCCACGGCACGCCTGGAAGACATGATCGATGTGATCGCCTCGATGGCCGGCACCACGCTGCGGGGCAGCAGCGATGCGTCGGCTGCTGTCCCTCTTGGCGTCGCGCCTTCGGCCGCGCCGGCACAGCCGGTCATCGGCTACGTCGGCCTGGGCGCGATGGGCGCGGCGCTCGTGCGCAGGCTGCTGGCTTCATCGCGCAAGGTCCACGTCTTCGATGTGCGCCGGGAGAGCGTGCATGCGCTGGAAGCGCAAGGCGCCATCGCCGCGCCGGATCTGCCTTCCCTGGCCCGCGCATGCGACGTGATCATGGTCTGCCTGCCCACTTCGGCGATCGTGCGCGAGGTGTTGTTCGGCGACGGCGGGCTGGCCGAAGGCCTGTCGGCCGGCAAGGTGATCGTGGACCAGACCACGGGCGATCCTGCCGAGACGCGCGCCATCGCTGCCGAGTTGGAGCGGCTTGGCGTGGCACTGGTCGATGCGCCGGTGTCCGGTGGCCCTGGCGGCGCTGAAGCCGGCACCATCGTGACCTTGTGCGGCGGCTCGCCGGAGGCCTTTGCGCGGGTCAAGCCGATTCTGGAGGAGACCGGCCCTGCAGTCGTGTACTTCGGCCAGAGCGGCAACGGCCATGTGGCCAAGCTGATCAAGAACACCTTGGGTGCCTGCAACCGGTTGATCACCTACGAATCGGTGGCGATGGCGGTCAAGATCGGCCTGAAGCTGGACCAGCTCGCCGCTGCGATCAGCAAGGGGTCGGGCTGGTCGCAGGCGTTCGAGCGCATCGTGCCGGTGTTGCGCACAGGTGGCCGCACCGCCACGCTGCGGCTGGAGCTGATGGTCAAGGACCTGGACCTGGCCACGCAACTGGCCGCCGGTTGCGGCGCACCCATGGTGATCGCCAACGCCGTGCGAAACACCGTCGAGGCAGCGGCCAACGAGCTCGGCCAGGACGCGAACATCGACGAGATGTCCAGGCTGTTCGAGGCCCGCGCCGGCGTGAAATTCTCGGAAGCCTGA
- a CDS encoding LysR family transcriptional regulator encodes MQLRFLRYFAVLCEELHFGRAASRLAITQPPLSAAIKSLEDDLGVQLLVRNSKHVQLTPAGAAFLTEANQILDRVAQARSVVTAVDHGVHGRLDVGITGSLLYSDIPSILARFRSRVPGIDLVLHEMPSVEQLQALMRGQLHAAFINGSSVPSKLKGLALRDDVFALCVPEKHPLAERSSLELGELGDERFVMLSRAAAPARHDDVIASFSHAGIHPQIAHRARSWITVVALVARDGGVALVPMSLAKAGMAGVRFIPLAGAPTPAPAMLVWNPTLLAPALATFVDCAGEAAETNAAASAGARSAAGRPAP; translated from the coding sequence ATGCAACTGAGATTTCTGAGGTATTTCGCCGTGCTCTGCGAAGAACTGCATTTCGGCCGCGCCGCGAGCCGGCTGGCGATCACGCAGCCGCCGCTGAGCGCGGCCATCAAGTCGCTCGAGGACGATCTGGGCGTCCAACTGCTGGTGCGCAACAGCAAACATGTGCAGCTGACGCCCGCAGGTGCGGCATTCCTGACCGAAGCCAACCAGATCCTGGACCGCGTGGCCCAGGCAAGGAGCGTGGTCACCGCCGTCGACCATGGCGTTCACGGACGCCTGGATGTAGGGATCACGGGCTCGCTGCTCTACAGCGATATCCCCTCCATCCTGGCGAGGTTCAGATCCCGCGTGCCGGGCATCGACCTGGTGCTGCACGAGATGCCCTCGGTGGAGCAACTGCAGGCCCTGATGCGCGGGCAACTGCATGCGGCGTTCATCAACGGATCCAGCGTGCCGTCCAAGCTCAAGGGGCTGGCGCTGCGCGACGATGTGTTCGCACTGTGCGTGCCCGAGAAACATCCCCTGGCCGAGCGGAGCAGCCTGGAGTTGGGCGAACTCGGCGACGAGCGCTTCGTGATGCTGTCGCGTGCGGCGGCGCCGGCGCGCCACGACGATGTCATTGCCAGCTTCAGCCACGCGGGCATCCATCCGCAGATCGCGCACCGGGCGCGCTCGTGGATCACAGTCGTCGCGTTGGTGGCGCGGGATGGCGGCGTTGCGCTGGTGCCCATGTCGCTCGCGAAGGCCGGCATGGCGGGCGTGCGCTTCATTCCCCTGGCCGGCGCGCCGACGCCGGCGCCGGCGATGCTGGTCTGGAACCCGACGCTGCTGGCGCCGGCTCTGGCCACCTTCGTCGATTGCGCCGGCGAGGCGGCCGAAACGAACGCTGCTGCGTCGGCGGGAGCGCGATCCGCCGCCGGGCGGCCTGCGCCATGA
- a CDS encoding Bug family tripartite tricarboxylate transporter substrate binding protein — MRLKFWKTALAAALATAVSATAFAADAFPSKPVRIVVPVAAGGWGDLSTRVIAQKLSEELGQPVIVENRTGAGGLLGIRFVKTAPADGYTLVSTGGTMPIQAALSVDPGFDPLKDFVGVGYLVRSPSVVVVGADSPDRSLADIMKRAKAAPNKFSYGSAGIGTATHIAAASFVKQAGIEMLHVPYKGNGAAMPDLIAGRIGLMFDAYGSSSANLTGGRLRALAVTSTERLKVLPQVPTVAEQGVPGFSSYFWLGLFAPAGTPNDVVLKLSGALNRVLASNQLKERLQQDGTEPVVMSPDAFKEFFRKEVTQINTLVKDLDIPKQ, encoded by the coding sequence ATGAGACTGAAATTCTGGAAGACGGCACTTGCCGCCGCACTTGCCACCGCCGTGTCGGCGACTGCGTTCGCGGCCGACGCGTTCCCATCGAAGCCAGTGCGCATCGTCGTGCCCGTGGCGGCGGGAGGGTGGGGTGATCTGAGCACGCGCGTGATCGCGCAGAAATTGTCCGAAGAGCTGGGGCAACCGGTGATCGTCGAGAACCGCACGGGCGCGGGCGGCCTGCTCGGCATCCGGTTCGTGAAGACCGCACCCGCGGACGGCTACACGCTGGTCTCCACGGGCGGCACGATGCCGATCCAGGCAGCCCTGAGCGTGGACCCCGGTTTCGATCCGCTGAAAGACTTCGTCGGCGTCGGTTACCTGGTGCGCTCGCCGTCCGTCGTCGTGGTGGGAGCCGATTCGCCCGACCGCAGCCTGGCGGACATCATGAAGCGCGCCAAAGCCGCGCCGAACAAGTTCAGCTACGGATCCGCGGGGATCGGAACGGCCACCCACATCGCCGCCGCCAGCTTCGTGAAACAGGCCGGCATCGAAATGCTGCACGTGCCCTACAAGGGCAATGGCGCGGCCATGCCGGACCTGATCGCCGGCCGTATCGGTCTCATGTTCGATGCCTACGGCAGCAGTTCCGCCAATCTGACTGGCGGACGGCTGCGCGCGCTGGCCGTTACGTCCACGGAGCGGCTCAAGGTTCTGCCGCAGGTGCCGACGGTGGCGGAGCAGGGTGTTCCGGGATTCAGTTCCTATTTCTGGCTGGGCCTGTTCGCACCGGCGGGCACCCCCAACGACGTGGTCCTGAAGCTGTCGGGGGCGCTGAATCGGGTGCTTGCCAGCAACCAGCTCAAGGAGCGCCTGCAGCAGGATGGCACCGAGCCGGTGGTGATGTCCCCGGACGCGTTCAAGGAGTTCTTCCGCAAGGAGGTCACGCAGATCAACACCTTGGTGAAGGACCTCGACATTCCAAAGCAATAG
- a CDS encoding MmgE/PrpD family protein — MPSHSRLLAEFAATLRLADVPPAVIARAKSVILDGLGCGLFGAQLKWTGILSDVIGKLEPGGGQSSVWGGGQTASATSAALLNGTMIQGYELDDANPASIHSCAAVLPAVLAAAEFIGADKVDGETLLTAIIVGFEVGPRVGLCMNGNKMLAKGWHTPGIFGPFPASVAAGRVLGLSPEQHYQALGIAGPQAAGLMASQFGSMVKRMLSAKAAQSGLYAALLAREGFTGIEDVFETSYGGYCTTFTQSEDLFDLSALTHELGTSWETMRISIKRHACVGTNLSALDAVEELMHEGLKAADVESITVRMTQDAVKHSFWTPYEPTGLTAAQMHLGYCIGMLLLEGEVFVDQMVDTNIARDDVLALCSRVDVVRDEARERKGRAYARGADVQVVLKDGRTLSKTVDNFLGSYQRPMSDEQMAVKFRRLAEKTLSPGRTRELERVIRNLETTPSAASVIELLRVDPAMSAVAS; from the coding sequence ATGCCGTCCCATTCACGCCTGCTTGCCGAGTTCGCAGCCACGCTCAGGCTCGCAGACGTCCCGCCGGCCGTGATCGCGCGGGCCAAGTCGGTCATCCTGGATGGCCTGGGCTGCGGCCTGTTCGGCGCCCAGCTCAAATGGACGGGCATCCTGTCGGATGTCATCGGGAAGCTGGAGCCGGGTGGCGGCCAGTCCTCGGTGTGGGGCGGAGGACAAACGGCCTCGGCGACCAGCGCCGCGTTGCTGAACGGCACCATGATCCAGGGCTACGAACTGGACGATGCCAATCCGGCGTCCATCCACAGTTGCGCGGCCGTGCTGCCTGCCGTGCTGGCGGCCGCCGAGTTCATCGGCGCCGACAAGGTCGATGGCGAAACCCTGTTGACGGCGATCATCGTCGGCTTCGAGGTCGGGCCGCGCGTGGGCCTGTGCATGAACGGGAACAAGATGCTGGCCAAGGGCTGGCACACGCCGGGCATCTTCGGCCCTTTCCCCGCTTCGGTGGCCGCCGGCCGCGTGCTGGGGCTCAGCCCCGAGCAGCACTACCAGGCGCTGGGAATCGCCGGCCCCCAGGCGGCAGGCTTGATGGCCAGCCAGTTCGGCTCCATGGTCAAGCGCATGCTCTCTGCCAAGGCCGCGCAAAGCGGCTTGTACGCCGCGCTGCTCGCGCGCGAAGGCTTCACCGGCATCGAGGACGTGTTCGAGACAAGCTATGGCGGCTACTGCACGACCTTCACCCAGAGCGAGGATCTGTTCGATCTGTCGGCGCTCACGCACGAACTCGGAACGAGCTGGGAGACCATGCGCATTTCGATCAAGCGCCATGCCTGCGTGGGCACGAACCTGTCTGCGCTGGATGCTGTCGAGGAACTGATGCACGAGGGCCTCAAGGCCGCCGACGTGGAGAGCATCACCGTGCGCATGACCCAGGACGCAGTGAAGCACTCGTTCTGGACCCCGTACGAACCCACCGGGCTCACGGCCGCCCAGATGCACCTGGGCTACTGCATCGGCATGCTGCTGCTCGAAGGCGAGGTCTTCGTCGACCAGATGGTGGATACCAACATTGCCCGCGACGACGTGCTGGCGCTGTGCAGCCGGGTCGATGTGGTCCGGGACGAGGCGCGCGAGAGGAAAGGCCGGGCGTATGCGCGCGGCGCCGACGTCCAGGTCGTGCTGAAGGACGGCCGCACGCTCAGCAAGACCGTCGACAACTTCCTCGGCAGCTATCAGCGCCCGATGTCGGACGAACAGATGGCGGTGAAGTTTCGCCGCCTTGCCGAAAAGACGCTCTCGCCTGGCCGTACCCGCGAACTCGAACGCGTGATCCGCAACCTCGAGACCACGCCTTCGGCAGCCAGCGTGATCGAACTGCTGCGTGTCGACCCAGCGATGTCCGCGGTTGCGTCCTGA
- a CDS encoding aldehyde dehydrogenase family protein, whose protein sequence is MKHYGSFYIDGNWVEAPSASPFVLIDPANEQPFASIGMGTATDVDHAVAAARRAFPAFSETSREDRLVMLERIVEEFEAREDQVLAAVSAEMGAPRSMKAHTRTGIDAFKQTIATLCDYDFETSLGNNIVRREAIGVCGLITAWNWPVQLICTKLSAAFAAGCTVVWKPSEFTPLSALALAEVMHAAGVPAGVFNLVNGDGPTVGSAICRHADVDMVSFTGSTRAGVLVAEAAAATVKRVSQELGGKSANIILPDADLAAAARWNAARAFSNTGQSCHSPTRILVQRQQLEPLVQLLRQESAKVRVGAPQDAATTMGPVVNKAQFERIQKYIQIGLDEGARLVCGGVGRPEGLDSGYFIQPTIFADVTPAMTIAREEIFGPVVAVLAYETEDEAVAIANDTPYGLGGYVFSTDPRKAHAVGARMRAGRIFYNGAPSNNVAPMGGYKQSGNGREMGVFGLEEYLEVKAMIGFDPLVPA, encoded by the coding sequence ATGAAACACTACGGCAGCTTCTACATCGACGGCAACTGGGTCGAGGCCCCATCCGCGTCTCCGTTCGTGCTGATCGACCCTGCAAACGAGCAACCCTTTGCCAGCATCGGCATGGGCACTGCGACGGACGTGGATCATGCGGTTGCCGCGGCACGTCGGGCATTCCCGGCGTTCAGCGAAACGAGCAGGGAAGACCGGCTCGTCATGTTGGAGCGGATCGTCGAGGAATTCGAAGCGCGCGAGGACCAGGTTCTGGCCGCTGTCTCTGCCGAGATGGGCGCGCCGCGGTCCATGAAAGCTCACACGCGCACCGGCATCGACGCTTTCAAGCAGACCATTGCAACGCTGTGCGACTACGATTTCGAGACCAGCCTGGGCAACAACATCGTGCGGCGCGAGGCCATCGGCGTCTGCGGATTGATCACGGCCTGGAACTGGCCGGTGCAGCTCATCTGCACCAAGCTGTCCGCCGCATTTGCCGCGGGTTGCACGGTGGTGTGGAAGCCCAGCGAGTTCACACCGCTGAGCGCACTCGCCCTTGCCGAGGTCATGCATGCGGCAGGCGTTCCCGCCGGTGTCTTCAACCTGGTCAACGGCGATGGCCCGACGGTTGGCAGCGCCATTTGCAGGCACGCAGATGTCGACATGGTGTCGTTCACCGGCTCCACGCGGGCAGGCGTCCTGGTCGCCGAGGCCGCCGCCGCCACCGTCAAGCGTGTCTCGCAGGAGCTGGGTGGAAAGTCCGCGAACATCATTCTTCCTGACGCCGATCTTGCGGCTGCTGCGCGCTGGAACGCGGCAAGGGCCTTCTCGAACACCGGCCAGTCGTGCCACTCGCCGACCCGGATTCTGGTGCAGCGCCAGCAGCTCGAACCGCTGGTGCAACTGCTCCGACAGGAGAGCGCCAAGGTCCGCGTCGGCGCGCCGCAAGACGCGGCCACCACGATGGGCCCGGTGGTGAACAAGGCCCAGTTCGAGCGCATCCAGAAGTACATCCAGATCGGCCTGGACGAAGGCGCCAGACTTGTTTGCGGCGGAGTGGGGCGGCCCGAAGGCCTCGACAGCGGCTACTTCATCCAGCCGACGATCTTCGCCGACGTCACGCCGGCAATGACCATCGCGCGCGAAGAGATCTTCGGGCCCGTCGTCGCGGTCCTTGCCTACGAGACCGAGGACGAAGCCGTGGCGATCGCCAACGACACACCATACGGCCTGGGCGGCTACGTGTTCTCGACCGATCCCAGAAAGGCGCATGCCGTCGGCGCCCGCATGCGCGCAGGCCGCATCTTCTACAACGGCGCCCCGAGCAACAACGTGGCGCCGATGGGCGGCTACAAGCAGTCGGGCAATGGCCGCGAAATGGGCGTGTTCGGGCTGGAGGAGTATCTCGAGGTCAAGGCCATGATCGGTTTCGATCCGCTGGTGCCTGCCTGA
- a CDS encoding amidohydrolase family protein yields the protein MSNLQPYPQLHAGRDEVILEPDLAIVDSAHHLFDRPALKYMLDDYLKDVRSGHRIVASIYVETLAFARPDGPELLRPLGEVEFANGVGAMSDSGVYGDCRICAAIVGHADLRHGEQVGELLDQSLARAPERFRGVRQITIDDESDAPFRYVTNRPARGIMRHPNFRAGFKEVVRRGLTFDAAAFHHQLDEIAQLADAFPDGSIVLNHVGQAQAMGLDAQGRAAVFEKLRAALKELGRRPNITCKIGGLGLPFWGFGFEQRADPVGYLELAEAWKPYVEAAIEAFGPDRCMMESNYPPDGRAAGFVPLWNALKHIVRGASADEKAALFRRTAARVYRLSVPD from the coding sequence ATGAGCAACCTGCAACCCTATCCCCAACTCCATGCGGGCCGCGACGAGGTGATCCTCGAGCCGGACCTGGCGATCGTCGATTCCGCGCATCACCTGTTCGATCGTCCGGCGCTGAAATACATGCTCGACGACTACCTGAAGGATGTTCGCTCGGGCCACCGCATCGTGGCGAGCATCTATGTCGAAACCCTGGCGTTCGCCCGTCCGGACGGGCCCGAGCTGCTGCGTCCGCTGGGCGAGGTGGAGTTTGCCAACGGCGTCGGCGCCATGAGCGACAGCGGTGTGTACGGCGACTGCCGGATCTGCGCGGCGATCGTCGGACACGCCGATCTGCGTCACGGTGAGCAGGTGGGCGAGCTGCTCGATCAGTCGCTTGCGCGGGCGCCCGAGCGCTTTCGCGGTGTCCGGCAGATCACCATCGACGACGAGAGCGATGCACCTTTTCGCTATGTCACCAATCGTCCGGCGCGCGGCATCATGCGGCATCCGAATTTTCGCGCCGGCTTCAAGGAAGTGGTGCGGCGCGGGCTGACATTCGACGCCGCAGCGTTTCATCACCAACTCGATGAGATCGCTCAATTGGCCGATGCCTTTCCGGACGGCAGCATCGTGCTGAACCATGTCGGGCAGGCGCAGGCGATGGGCCTGGATGCCCAGGGGCGGGCCGCGGTGTTCGAAAAGCTGCGGGCTGCATTGAAGGAACTCGGACGCCGTCCGAACATCACCTGCAAGATCGGCGGGCTCGGCTTGCCGTTCTGGGGGTTCGGCTTCGAACAACGCGCCGATCCGGTCGGCTACCTCGAGCTTGCCGAGGCATGGAAGCCTTACGTCGAAGCTGCCATCGAGGCCTTCGGCCCTGATCGCTGCATGATGGAAAGCAACTATCCGCCCGATGGTCGGGCAGCCGGTTTCGTGCCACTGTGGAATGCACTCAAGCACATCGTGCGCGGCGCGTCGGCGGACGAAAAAGCCGCGCTGTTTCGCCGCACCGCGGCACGCGTTTACCGCCTGTCCGTGCCTGACTGA
- a CDS encoding Bug family tripartite tricarboxylate transporter substrate binding protein: MTFTRLSARLSQSISSWPDRTHAHGRDHGERRRGASVIARNCILALAASLTAAGVLAQQFPTRPIKILVGYGPGGGTDLLARLYAAKLQEVLPQPVIIENKPGASELLAAQPVMNAAPDGYTLWLGTGGALAQNPGIRRDLPYDLLKNFTPVAVLAEAEAVFVVRPNVPVNTLQELVAYGKANPGKLNYGSGGIGSGNHLQMEYLISVTGTSFTHIPYKSESEITRDIMSGNVDLSMITAQFAVPLVNEGKVKAIAMTGTQRLKALPDVASVSESGVAELKSMGSYTFFGLMGPAGMPPSVVQQLNEAVNKVSAMPDIDKRMREMMMMRPKISTPAEFKGTLERELGKWRELSKTVKIGTT; this comes from the coding sequence ATGACGTTCACGCGCCTTTCGGCCCGGCTTTCGCAAAGTATTTCCTCGTGGCCCGACCGCACCCATGCGCATGGCCGTGACCATGGCGAGCGGCGGCGCGGCGCGAGCGTCATCGCTCGCAACTGCATCCTGGCTTTGGCCGCCTCGCTGACCGCTGCAGGTGTCCTCGCGCAGCAGTTCCCCACGCGCCCCATCAAGATCCTGGTGGGCTATGGCCCGGGCGGGGGTACCGATCTCCTGGCGCGGCTGTATGCCGCCAAGCTGCAGGAGGTGCTGCCGCAGCCCGTCATCATCGAGAACAAGCCCGGCGCCTCGGAGTTGCTGGCAGCGCAACCTGTCATGAACGCCGCACCCGACGGCTACACGCTGTGGCTCGGCACCGGCGGCGCACTCGCGCAGAACCCCGGCATCCGGCGCGATCTGCCGTATGACCTGCTCAAGAACTTCACGCCGGTGGCCGTGCTGGCCGAGGCGGAAGCCGTCTTTGTCGTGCGGCCGAATGTCCCCGTGAACACGCTGCAAGAACTGGTTGCGTATGGGAAGGCAAACCCCGGCAAGCTCAACTACGGGTCGGGCGGGATCGGATCGGGCAACCACCTGCAGATGGAATACCTCATCAGCGTGACCGGCACCTCGTTCACCCACATTCCCTACAAGAGCGAATCCGAGATCACGCGGGACATCATGTCCGGCAACGTGGACCTGTCCATGATCACGGCGCAGTTCGCGGTCCCGCTCGTCAACGAAGGCAAGGTGAAGGCGATCGCCATGACCGGCACTCAGCGCCTGAAGGCCTTGCCGGATGTTGCGAGCGTGTCGGAGTCCGGGGTCGCCGAATTGAAGTCGATGGGTTCGTACACCTTCTTCGGATTGATGGGTCCCGCCGGAATGCCGCCTTCCGTGGTGCAGCAGCTCAACGAAGCCGTCAACAAGGTGTCCGCAATGCCCGACATCGACAAACGCATGCGCGAAATGATGATGATGCGGCCAAAGATCTCCACCCCTGCCGAGTTCAAGGGCACGCTGGAGCGCGAGCTCGGCAAATGGCGCGAGCTGAGCAAGACCGTCAAGATCGGCACCACCTGA
- a CDS encoding MaoC/PaaZ C-terminal domain-containing protein — protein sequence MTINAEPRGRYFEDFEIGQEIVTPARTITSTDIVNFACLTGDFNEVHTNFEYCKTTPFGEPVAHGPLIYGIMGGLQYASGINDGTLLGLLGIDQWRMLGPVKHGDTIRVAQQVVEKKETSKPDRGVITFLRKCVKQDGAVVQEMRATLMYKRRPKV from the coding sequence ATGACCATCAACGCGGAGCCGCGCGGCCGTTATTTCGAAGACTTCGAGATCGGCCAGGAGATCGTCACGCCAGCACGCACGATCACGTCGACCGACATCGTCAACTTCGCCTGCCTGACGGGCGACTTCAACGAGGTTCATACCAATTTCGAGTATTGCAAGACGACGCCGTTCGGCGAACCGGTGGCGCACGGACCGCTGATCTACGGAATCATGGGCGGGCTGCAGTACGCCAGCGGCATCAACGACGGCACCCTGCTCGGGCTGCTGGGCATCGACCAGTGGCGCATGCTGGGCCCGGTCAAGCACGGCGACACGATCCGGGTGGCGCAGCAGGTGGTGGAGAAGAAGGAGACCAGCAAGCCAGACCGCGGCGTGATCACGTTCCTGCGCAAATGCGTGAAGCAGGACGGCGCGGTCGTGCAGGAGATGCGGGCCACGCTTATGTACAAGCGCCGGCCCAAGGTCTGA
- a CDS encoding thiolase C-terminal domain-containing protein, protein MKTPTSLKNKIAIVGVGESDIGKVPHMTGLGLNAQAAKRALDDSGLKVSDIDGVLTAYSFTEPYFMLGSVLCEYLGVKPRFNASVISGGASPAVMLKHAAEAIVSGQAETILVCAGENRATGLTREAALSALLAVGHPYFEQPYGGSIPGYYAMIAQRHMHVYGTTREQMAQVAVNTRAHALMHPSAHMKKPLALQEVLDAKPIADPLGMLDCCLISDAGGAFIVTSAERARDLKAKPVYLQGIGEYHTHEHLMCAPSLTEFGATESGRTAYEMAGLGPQDIDVAQLYDCFTIVPIIELEELGFCQRGEGGAFFSEGHARIGGKLPVNTHGGMLSHAHAGAAGGLFGIVEAVRQLRGGLGERQVQGAEVALVHNEGGILSSHCTLILANDKG, encoded by the coding sequence ATGAAGACCCCCACATCCCTCAAGAACAAGATTGCCATCGTCGGCGTCGGTGAATCCGACATCGGCAAGGTTCCCCACATGACAGGCCTGGGACTGAACGCCCAGGCTGCCAAGCGCGCACTGGACGATTCCGGCCTGAAGGTGTCGGACATCGACGGTGTCCTCACCGCCTACTCTTTCACCGAGCCGTACTTCATGCTCGGATCGGTGCTGTGCGAATACCTGGGCGTCAAGCCGCGCTTCAATGCGTCGGTGATTTCCGGTGGTGCCAGCCCTGCGGTGATGCTCAAGCACGCGGCGGAAGCCATTGTTTCAGGGCAGGCCGAGACCATCCTGGTGTGCGCCGGAGAGAACCGCGCCACCGGTCTCACGCGCGAGGCCGCGCTGTCGGCCTTGCTCGCGGTGGGCCACCCCTACTTCGAGCAGCCTTATGGCGGTTCGATACCGGGCTACTACGCCATGATCGCCCAGCGTCACATGCACGTCTACGGCACGACGCGCGAGCAGATGGCCCAGGTGGCGGTGAACACCCGCGCCCACGCCCTCATGCATCCCAGTGCGCACATGAAGAAGCCGTTGGCGCTGCAGGAGGTGCTGGACGCCAAGCCGATCGCCGATCCGCTGGGCATGCTGGACTGCTGCCTGATCTCCGATGCCGGCGGCGCCTTCATCGTCACCTCGGCCGAGCGTGCGCGCGACCTCAAGGCCAAACCTGTGTACCTGCAGGGCATTGGCGAATACCACACGCACGAACACCTGATGTGCGCACCCAGCCTGACTGAGTTCGGTGCCACGGAGTCGGGCCGTACCGCCTACGAGATGGCTGGCCTGGGCCCGCAGGACATCGACGTGGCGCAGCTCTACGACTGCTTCACCATCGTTCCCATCATCGAACTGGAAGAGCTGGGTTTCTGCCAACGGGGGGAGGGCGGTGCCTTCTTCTCGGAGGGCCATGCTCGCATCGGAGGCAAGCTGCCCGTCAACACCCACGGCGGCATGCTGTCGCACGCCCATGCCGGCGCCGCCGGCGGCCTGTTCGGCATCGTCGAGGCTGTGCGCCAGTTGCGCGGCGGCCTGGGCGAGCGCCAGGTGCAGGGCGCCGAGGTGGCGCTGGTGCACAACGAGGGCGGCATTCTGTCCTCGCACTGCACGCTCATCCTGGCCAATGACAAGGGCTGA